GGCTATTTAACTATTTACCTAAAATTTAAGTACGTCCATTAAAGTGGGTTGTATTTTGCGTAACATGCGGTCAAAACCCAAGTCGTTGGGATGAGTTCCGTCAGTAGTTCCTTCATGATCATTGCCTAATAGATCTTCAGCAGTAATGAGGTAGAGGTTATCTACTTCAGTGCTGAGGGCCTTTACTTGTTGGGCAACCATTTCGTTTTGCTCTTTTACATGTCTGCCCACCTGTTGATTAAAATAACCGTGTTCACGGATAATTGTTTGTATCATCACGATGGGCGCTTCCGGGTGTGATTGTCTGATACTTTTGATTAAATAAGCTGTACGTTCCTTAATTTCCTGAGGTGAGGCGTTGGGGATGCAATCCAGCACAAAGGCATCGGCATCCATTGTTGAGAGCATGTTTGCCACCGATTTCTCCATTTTAGCACTTCCGCTCAAGCCGAGGTTCACAAAGTTCCACCCCGTTTCTCTCGATAACCTTGCTGGATAGGCGAGACCGGGTCTACTGGCGGAAGCACCTTGTACAATACTGGATCCATAAACAATAATCTTTTTCTTAAACGGGTTCTTCAGAGCACTTAGAGAGCTACCCGGTGTGACACCGATTTCAACCTCACTTATTTCGTCATAAAGCGGTAAATATAATAAACACTCTTTTTCGGTATCATCCATATGCGAGGCAAGTATACTTGTGCTACAGGAGTCGCCATACTGCCCTACGCCTGCATATTGCCAGAAGCCATCTTTTTTAATATAAAGATCCAATCCTTCAAAGGCAATAGCCGTCATGTTTGCCGAGGATCGGCGGGGCGAGGTGCACCATTTCGCTGCGATGGTAGGGCTATTGGTTTTAAACGTAATTGCCAGACCGGCTGAGTGGGTAAGTAGGGACTTTACCTGTTTCGGCAGTTCCGGATAATCGGCGGTGTCTACCCGGTGATAGAACGGTTCACGGTGTACCGCCTTGCCGATCAGGGTAAGTTCTTCAGCTCCCTTGTACGTGAAAATGGCCTGTTCCTGTGCCATAACGCCTTGGAGAGGCAATGAAAAGATTGCCAGACAAAAGAAAAATTGCTTTAATACCATCGTTTTAGCCTTTATTGTTTTTTCCCATTGTTGTTATTCTACCCAGTTGCGGGTCTGAATATCCCGGTTCGCCCGTTTCCACCTTGCCAGCGTAGGCCCAACAAAAGTTGGGGTAGCCTTCAACCCTTACCTGCAGATCATACCAGCAAAAACTGTTTGCCAAAGATAACTCAATGCTAGCCTTCTCCTGAGCTTTCACTGTTTTTTGTACGGTAGGATGGCCGTAAGCATTGTCATGAGCGGAAACGGTTAGACGTTTGCCCGCTTTGTTCTGCACCAGTATCGTTATATCTCCGGTGGGTTTATTGTTCTTGAGTTTATGGGTCAGTTGGAGTATAAGTTCAGGCGCTTCTCCTTTATTCTGAAAGGAACGGAAAAAACCATTCGGTCCGTGCACCTCGATATGGTACTCCCGTGCTGGCCCGTTCATTTCGAAAAAATCAAACAAACGATCTCCGGCGGTTACTGCATAAGACCGGATAGCTTTGGGGGTATACACGGTAAAGGGTGCTCCAGCACTTTTGTCACCAAAATAAGCGTCAGAGGCAATGAGTGTTAAACGAAGGCCATCTTTTTCCTGTTGAATATCGGCATATAACTCATAAGGCAGGCTGCAGGCAACTTTTAAGCCTTCCTCCTGTGTAGGCATTTCCGGTAGTAGGTGCGGGATGGAAGAGGCCCGTTTCAGTGCTTCCGGAGTTAATGCTATAAAAGTTTTTGGTGGTTCTTTAAATTGTGCTTGATGAATCCCTTCCAGATAAGGGTTTCTTTCAATAAAAGGCAAGTTATCCTTATTGTCTTCATTGGCAGTATGAAAAGCAGCCGTTAAATCTCCACAGACGGTTCTTCGCCATGCGCTAATGTTTTCTTCTATAATAGTTGTTTTAAATCGTTGATTGACCCATTTTTCAAGAAACTGTAAGGTAGAGGTATGGTCAAATACCTGCGAGCATACCTTCCCACCCCTGGTCCACGGAGAAGCTATGATCATAGGCACACGGAATCCCAGACCAATTGCCCCACCTCTGGCCTGTTTTGCAGGCCTGCCTTGAGCGAGTTCCTGTTCCAAAGTAATGTATTCAATAGTAGGATCAATTCCCGCCGAGCATTTACCACTATCTTCCGTATAAGGGTTTGGTGGTACGAAAGGTGGCACATGATCAAAGTAGCCATCATTTTCATCGTATGTCATGATGAAAACTGTTTTTCGCCATACTTCTGGGTTTTTAGTCAGTATATCCATGATTTCCGATACATACCAGGATCCATACCAAGGTGCTGTAGGATGATCGGAGTACTTCTCACCGGGTATCATCCAGGAAACGGCAGGTAGTTGTCCGCTTTCCACATCCTTTCTAAATTGATATAAAAGGTCGCCTTTCGGTACGGTTAACTCCTGTGTTCTGCCCTGCTCATCGGTATATTGAAGTAAGTCTAAGCTGTGGTAGTCAGGATCACCTTCATTTGTGGTGAAAGCCTTTCTGAACAGTTTTTTTTCTTTTTCAGGCAATTTGTTGAAATGCGCTTCGCTCCATTGAATCATTGCAGATTTTACCTCCTCTAACACTTCTTCTTTCTTAGCTATGGCCTGTAGTGTTTTCTGATAATTTTTGTCGCCTGGTTTTAAGCGGGTTAATGCTGTTTTCAGTTGATCG
This Olivibacter sp. SDN3 DNA region includes the following protein-coding sequences:
- a CDS encoding SGNH/GDSL hydrolase family protein, with the translated sequence MVLKQFFFCLAIFSLPLQGVMAQEQAIFTYKGAEELTLIGKAVHREPFYHRVDTADYPELPKQVKSLLTHSAGLAITFKTNSPTIAAKWCTSPRRSSANMTAIAFEGLDLYIKKDGFWQYAGVGQYGDSCSTSILASHMDDTEKECLLYLPLYDEISEVEIGVTPGSSLSALKNPFKKKIIVYGSSIVQGASASRPGLAYPARLSRETGWNFVNLGLSGSAKMEKSVANMLSTMDADAFVLDCIPNASPQEIKERTAYLIKSIRQSHPEAPIVMIQTIIREHGYFNQQVGRHVKEQNEMVAQQVKALSTEVDNLYLITAEDLLGNDHEGTTDGTHPNDLGFDRMLRKIQPTLMDVLKF
- a CDS encoding phosphocholine-specific phospholipase C is translated as MDNRRDFIKKALLLAGTTGLTNTIPPVIQRALAIEPLPGSSFLDAEHIVILMQENRSFDHCFGTLKGVRGFNDPRFIKQANSYPVWFQSDNEGNTYAPFRLDLRGSKATWMGAVPHSRESQVDAYNNGWYNQWIEAKKKGKPYKDIPLTMGYHNREDVPFNYALADAFTVCDQNFCSGMTSTWPNRLFFWTGTIREEPNSESKAWIRNELQRGEAKWKTFPERLEEVNISWKAYQNDVSFGGGFQGEERSWLSSFSCNPLEFFEQYHIHFNTRHVKSLKKQSEQLPAEIDQLKTALTRLKPGDKNYQKTLQAIAKKEEVLEEVKSAMIQWSEAHFNKLPEKEKKLFRKAFTTNEGDPDYHSLDLLQYTDEQGRTQELTVPKGDLLYQFRKDVESGQLPAVSWMIPGEKYSDHPTAPWYGSWYVSEIMDILTKNPEVWRKTVFIMTYDENDGYFDHVPPFVPPNPYTEDSGKCSAGIDPTIEYITLEQELAQGRPAKQARGGAIGLGFRVPMIIASPWTRGGKVCSQVFDHTSTLQFLEKWVNQRFKTTIIEENISAWRRTVCGDLTAAFHTANEDNKDNLPFIERNPYLEGIHQAQFKEPPKTFIALTPEALKRASSIPHLLPEMPTQEEGLKVACSLPYELYADIQQEKDGLRLTLIASDAYFGDKSAGAPFTVYTPKAIRSYAVTAGDRLFDFFEMNGPAREYHIEVHGPNGFFRSFQNKGEAPELILQLTHKLKNNKPTGDITILVQNKAGKRLTVSAHDNAYGHPTVQKTVKAQEKASIELSLANSFCWYDLQVRVEGYPNFCWAYAGKVETGEPGYSDPQLGRITTMGKNNKG